In one Sporomusa sphaeroides DSM 2875 genomic region, the following are encoded:
- a CDS encoding FmdE family protein, whose translation MNNHPADYQKAIEFHGHCCPGLTIGYLAAKAALAQLKVERAADEELVAIVESDGCGIDAIQVLLGCTIGKGNLIYKDYGKQAYTIGNRSTGEAVRIVVMAGSMVPLTAEQEAIKSAVFSGQATPEQEECWRRLQSERTGRLLAAPAEDLFKIQKVELKLPAEAKIFNSVICEYCGEKVMESRARLQNGKIACLACTEEYSRGW comes from the coding sequence ATGAACAATCATCCTGCAGACTATCAAAAGGCGATCGAATTTCACGGGCACTGCTGCCCCGGACTGACTATCGGCTACCTGGCCGCAAAAGCCGCTCTGGCACAGCTCAAGGTAGAACGGGCAGCCGATGAAGAGCTTGTTGCCATTGTCGAATCAGATGGTTGCGGCATTGATGCCATCCAAGTGCTGCTGGGCTGCACCATTGGCAAAGGCAATCTCATTTACAAAGACTACGGCAAACAAGCCTATACCATCGGCAACCGGAGCACAGGCGAGGCCGTACGCATAGTCGTTATGGCCGGCAGCATGGTGCCGCTGACAGCAGAGCAGGAAGCCATAAAGTCAGCCGTATTCAGCGGACAAGCCACACCGGAACAGGAAGAATGCTGGCGCCGGCTTCAGTCTGAGCGTACCGGCCGTTTATTGGCTGCTCCGGCTGAAGACCTGTTCAAAATCCAGAAGGTTGAACTCAAACTGCCGGCAGAAGCTAAAATTTTCAATTCTGTCATCTGTGAGTATTGCGGCGAAAAAGTTATGGAATCCCGCGCCCGCTTACAAAATGGCAAAATCGCTTGTCTGGCCTGCACGGAGGAATACAGCCGGGGTTGGTAA
- a CDS encoding DUF3842 family protein, with amino-acid sequence MLIAVIDGMGGGLGVQLVTQLSVQLGQKADIIALGTNALATNNMVRAGAMRGATGENAVVVSIRKADIVVGPIGIIIPNSLMGEITPKIAEAVASADAHKVLVPVNQHHFEIVGLETRPLVVSIKEAVTKVSDLVQGKAW; translated from the coding sequence ATGTTAATTGCAGTTATTGACGGTATGGGCGGGGGACTGGGGGTACAGCTGGTTACGCAGCTTTCGGTACAATTAGGACAAAAAGCCGATATTATTGCGTTGGGGACCAATGCACTGGCAACCAATAATATGGTGCGGGCAGGTGCCATGCGCGGCGCAACCGGCGAAAATGCTGTTGTTGTTTCCATCCGTAAAGCAGATATCGTAGTAGGGCCTATTGGTATTATTATTCCGAATTCATTAATGGGCGAGATTACGCCGAAAATTGCCGAAGCTGTTGCTTCCGCCGATGCGCATAAAGTACTGGTACCGGTGAATCAGCACCATTTTGAAATCGTTGGGCTGGAAACCCGGCCGCTGGTCGTATCCATCAAGGAAGCAGTGACGAAAGTAAGTGACCTTGTCCAGGGGAAAGCCTGGTAG
- a CDS encoding TIGR03943 family putative permease subunit: protein MFLLKLFGENLLKLLILLGFSLLFYNTLTTHNLSQVINPQFIGNSKLGFGLLLVLTLIQAIRTLDWRHATACNCQHKIGQFCYIVCIGTLILGLIVPINPLGSTTASQKGVKFMQAGITIPASLPLPSEQAALVITDENHVRYVTALYENTAAFIGKDISLKGFVYRPDQLPDRTFLVTRFEISCCAADAVPSGLLVEWNDSQSIKNDSWVEVHGKLATVDYLGNKLPVIKAAEIIPIKPLATPYVYINN, encoded by the coding sequence TTGTTCCTGCTTAAACTTTTCGGGGAAAATCTGTTAAAACTTCTGATACTTTTAGGGTTTAGTCTCCTGTTTTACAATACCCTGACGACACATAACCTGTCCCAGGTCATCAATCCTCAATTCATTGGCAACAGTAAGCTCGGTTTTGGGCTGCTGCTGGTACTGACACTCATTCAGGCAATCCGAACACTCGACTGGCGTCATGCCACCGCCTGCAACTGCCAGCATAAAATCGGTCAGTTCTGCTATATTGTATGTATTGGCACATTGATTCTTGGCCTTATTGTTCCCATCAACCCCCTTGGCTCAACAACCGCTTCCCAAAAAGGGGTAAAGTTCATGCAGGCCGGCATCACTATCCCGGCCAGTCTCCCCCTGCCGTCAGAACAGGCTGCATTGGTAATAACCGATGAAAACCATGTCAGATATGTAACTGCGCTCTATGAAAATACAGCTGCATTTATTGGGAAAGACATCAGCCTGAAAGGCTTTGTTTACCGGCCGGACCAATTACCTGACAGGACCTTTCTTGTCACCCGGTTTGAAATTTCCTGTTGTGCTGCCGATGCCGTTCCCAGTGGCCTGCTTGTTGAATGGAATGACAGTCAGTCCATAAAAAACGACAGCTGGGTAGAGGTACATGGAAAATTAGCCACCGTTGATTATCTGGGAAATAAGCTGCCGGTAATTAAAGCTGCAGAAATTATTCCAATCAAGCCTTTGGCAACTCCCTATGTGTATATCAACAACTGA
- a CDS encoding permease: MQDFNTIFLSIVIEALPLVLLGVFVSSFIHSFVPPEWIQRALPKQRLTGIVAACLLGLFIPLCECGMVPIIRRLISKGVPPYIAIAFMLSAPIINPLVAWSTYLAFSGFPPMVFYRLTGAFIAVVIIGFLVSATQRRPVLCASEAAAANCCGHHAHKAPNSTPGFMNALREMLYHACDDFFAMGRFLLLGSFLAALIQVTIPRLTLLSFGQDSVYSIGGMMLFAFLISVCSQADAFIAAPFLEHFSTASLAAFLIFGPMLDIKNTLMLFTIFKPLFTLKLILIITATVFAVSLSMAYFPQLWEVICFVPA; this comes from the coding sequence ATGCAGGATTTTAATACGATTTTTCTCAGTATTGTGATTGAGGCACTCCCACTGGTACTGCTGGGAGTGTTTGTTTCGTCCTTTATCCATTCGTTTGTTCCGCCGGAGTGGATTCAGCGTGCACTACCGAAACAACGCCTGACCGGCATTGTCGCAGCCTGCTTGCTCGGGCTGTTCATACCGCTGTGCGAATGCGGCATGGTACCTATCATACGCCGGTTAATCAGCAAAGGAGTCCCTCCTTATATTGCCATCGCCTTTATGTTATCTGCCCCCATTATTAATCCACTTGTCGCCTGGTCTACTTACCTTGCATTCTCCGGATTTCCACCGATGGTTTTTTACCGGCTGACCGGAGCTTTTATCGCGGTTGTTATTATTGGATTTTTGGTGAGCGCCACCCAGCGGCGGCCGGTACTTTGCGCAAGCGAAGCTGCCGCAGCTAACTGCTGCGGGCACCATGCTCACAAGGCTCCCAACTCAACCCCCGGCTTCATGAATGCCTTGCGCGAGATGTTGTATCATGCCTGTGATGATTTTTTTGCCATGGGGCGGTTTCTCCTCCTAGGCTCATTTTTAGCAGCCTTAATTCAGGTAACCATACCCCGTCTGACACTCTTGTCCTTTGGTCAGGATTCTGTGTATTCAATTGGCGGTATGATGCTGTTTGCATTTCTGATCTCAGTATGTTCCCAGGCCGACGCATTTATTGCGGCTCCCTTCCTGGAACATTTCAGCACAGCCTCCCTGGCAGCTTTTCTTATCTTTGGGCCAATGCTGGATATAAAAAATACCCTTATGCTGTTTACAATATTTAAACCGCTATTTACACTCAAGCTTATCCTGATTATTACAGCAACAGTCTTTGCCGTAAGCTTATCCATGGCCTACTTTCCTCAGCTATGGGAGGTGATTTGTTTTGTTCCTGCTTAA
- a CDS encoding class I SAM-dependent methyltransferase has translation MCNTKFWTDAWQEARDTYQVPRYGSKQDWQHFWNTFAELHALRNRQSRPIYNAVIEALAADGVITPFSTVLDIGCGAGTYTLPLAAKTRQVTGLDTAEQMLAMLQSEAAHEGLTCRIAPLNTDWLELPAEPAYDVVFAANTTAINDYDSLMKMNELSRGVCCLVGFAGAYHSKVRTLLWEHLMGTPPEHAAFDIQYPFNILYQERYLPNIKFYSYRERYRETLTYMIEYYTSYFRLFGLEGPETTAKITGFLANRAVEDYCTELINTTIGVLWWRADRKSIILE, from the coding sequence ATGTGTAACACCAAGTTTTGGACAGATGCCTGGCAGGAGGCAAGAGATACTTATCAGGTTCCCCGTTATGGCAGCAAACAGGATTGGCAGCACTTCTGGAATACCTTTGCCGAACTGCATGCTCTGCGCAACCGCCAAAGCCGCCCCATTTATAATGCAGTTATTGAGGCACTGGCTGCTGATGGAGTGATAACCCCCTTTAGCACAGTGCTGGATATCGGCTGCGGTGCCGGTACCTACACACTGCCTTTAGCTGCCAAAACCAGACAGGTTACCGGCTTGGATACCGCAGAGCAGATGCTGGCCATGCTGCAGTCAGAAGCGGCGCACGAAGGGCTTACCTGCCGGATCGCCCCGCTCAACACCGATTGGCTGGAGTTGCCTGCCGAGCCGGCTTATGATGTGGTTTTCGCCGCCAACACAACAGCCATTAATGACTATGACAGTTTAATGAAAATGAATGAGCTGTCTCGCGGCGTTTGCTGTCTGGTAGGGTTTGCAGGAGCCTATCACAGTAAAGTCCGCACTCTGCTCTGGGAACACCTGATGGGAACACCGCCTGAGCACGCAGCTTTCGATATCCAGTATCCTTTCAACATTCTCTATCAGGAGCGGTATCTGCCTAATATCAAATTTTACAGCTACCGGGAACGGTACCGGGAGACCCTAACCTACATGATTGAATACTATACAAGTTATTTTCGGCTGTTTGGACTGGAAGGCCCGGAAACTACAGCCAAAATTACCGGGTTTCTGGCCAACCGGGCGGTCGAGGATTATTGCACCGAGCTCATTAACACAACTATCGGAGTACTCTGGTGGCGGGCCGACCGCAAATCAATTATTCTGGAATAA
- a CDS encoding sigma-54 interaction domain-containing protein has protein sequence MAETIDYPAVFDATYNSIIVVNKKLLVIAVNKAAAELLERSQAELIGQRIEAVIPNTRLPEVLATGNAIRGERMSLAGRQVVTNRTPIWQHGEITGAIAEFQNYYDVDDLASQLDSVKEMNKELECLIEAVDDGIVVSDGKGYIIRVNKAYQHMTGITADEYVGKHVKELLQAGYVGRTTSDIVIEHKTVLHVTDIRNNKELLLTSVPVLNEAGDVIRVVTVFRDLAELNHLKKQLAQLEKREVRYQQELTYLRSEQVFKTIVTNNQEMKEKIELAFRVARVNSTVLILGESGTGKELFAQLIHRASTRSCRPFIKVNCGAMPETLLESELFGYEAGAFTGAAKEGKAGLLEIAHEGTLFLDEIAELPLSLQVKLLRAIQEREIRRVGGKKTLAVDVRFVAATNRNLEDMVKNKLFREDLYYRLNVVPLFLPPLRERKEDIFLLTAEFLDRINKQYGWHKWLHPDLVRAFLNYNWPGNVRELQNSIERLVVTSREDCLGLELIHKLFPNMNSMENLSDAYQDVGLLQAAVENEERKILLAIYKKTGSTRKAAEALGISQSSVVKKLKKYGISK, from the coding sequence ATGGCAGAGACTATAGATTATCCGGCTGTTTTTGATGCCACCTACAATAGTATTATTGTTGTAAACAAAAAATTGCTTGTTATTGCAGTAAACAAAGCTGCCGCCGAGTTATTGGAACGCAGCCAGGCAGAGCTTATCGGTCAAAGAATTGAAGCCGTCATACCCAACACCCGCCTGCCGGAAGTGCTTGCAACCGGGAATGCCATACGCGGTGAGCGTATGAGTTTAGCCGGCCGGCAAGTGGTTACCAACCGCACGCCGATTTGGCAGCATGGGGAAATCACAGGCGCAATTGCTGAATTTCAGAACTATTATGATGTCGATGATCTTGCTTCCCAGTTAGACTCTGTCAAAGAAATGAATAAGGAACTGGAATGTTTGATTGAAGCCGTTGACGACGGCATTGTAGTCAGTGACGGCAAAGGCTATATCATCAGGGTAAATAAAGCCTATCAGCATATGACGGGTATTACGGCCGACGAGTATGTTGGCAAGCATGTTAAAGAACTGTTGCAAGCCGGTTATGTCGGGCGGACTACGTCCGATATTGTCATTGAACATAAAACGGTTTTGCATGTTACGGATATCCGCAATAATAAGGAATTGCTACTGACCAGTGTACCGGTGCTGAATGAAGCCGGCGATGTTATTCGGGTTGTGACGGTGTTTCGCGATTTAGCGGAATTAAACCACCTAAAAAAGCAACTGGCTCAACTGGAAAAAAGGGAAGTAAGATATCAGCAGGAGCTTACCTATTTACGATCCGAGCAGGTGTTTAAAACCATTGTTACCAATAATCAGGAGATGAAAGAAAAAATTGAACTGGCCTTCCGGGTAGCCAGGGTAAACTCCACTGTGCTTATTTTAGGCGAATCAGGGACCGGCAAGGAGCTGTTCGCGCAATTGATTCACCGGGCGAGCACCCGCTCCTGCCGGCCGTTTATCAAGGTCAATTGTGGCGCTATGCCCGAAACCCTACTGGAATCCGAGTTGTTTGGGTATGAGGCAGGCGCTTTTACCGGTGCTGCCAAGGAGGGCAAAGCAGGACTGCTGGAAATCGCTCATGAGGGAACCTTGTTTTTAGATGAAATTGCCGAACTGCCGCTATCCTTGCAGGTAAAATTGCTACGAGCCATTCAGGAGCGGGAGATACGCCGTGTTGGCGGTAAGAAAACTCTTGCTGTTGATGTCCGGTTTGTGGCCGCTACCAACCGTAACCTGGAAGACATGGTGAAAAACAAACTTTTCCGGGAAGATTTATATTACCGTTTGAATGTTGTGCCGCTTTTCCTGCCGCCGTTGAGAGAGCGTAAGGAAGACATTTTTTTGTTGACTGCCGAGTTTCTAGACCGGATCAACAAACAATATGGCTGGCATAAATGGCTGCATCCCGATCTGGTGCGGGCTTTTCTGAATTACAACTGGCCCGGTAATGTCCGGGAATTGCAGAATAGTATTGAACGCCTGGTTGTTACCAGCCGGGAAGACTGTCTGGGGCTGGAATTGATTCATAAATTGTTTCCTAATATGAATTCAATGGAGAATCTATCTGACGCTTACCAAGATGTCGGGTTATTGCAGGCTGCCGTAGAAAATGAGGAACGGAAAATTTTGCTGGCGATATACAAGAAGACAGGCAGCACACGCAAGGCGGCGGAAGCGCTGGGAATTAGCCAATCCAGTGTGGTGAAAAAGCTGAAAAAATATGGTATAAGCAAATGA
- a CDS encoding cobalamin B12-binding domain-containing protein, whose translation MFDFSKLTNAVTSGEWKKTPELTNELLTAGASPEDIIALGLQNGMSMVGEKYSAGEFFLPDMMRASRAMNAAMETLKPVLEDIELTKLGKFVIGTVKNDMHDIGKNIVASFMKGVGFDVIDLGIDVSEDKFVEVVRTEKPDILGLSALLTTTMYEIGTVIKKLESEGLRSSVKIIAGGAPVTERFAFQMGADAYAKEGGEAVRIAKQLVGK comes from the coding sequence ATGTTTGATTTTAGCAAACTGACCAATGCGGTTACTTCCGGCGAATGGAAAAAGACGCCGGAATTAACCAACGAACTGCTCACCGCCGGGGCCAGTCCTGAAGATATTATTGCCCTTGGCCTGCAAAACGGTATGAGTATGGTGGGTGAAAAATATTCTGCCGGCGAATTCTTTTTGCCTGACATGATGCGGGCATCCCGGGCGATGAATGCCGCCATGGAAACGCTTAAACCGGTTTTGGAAGACATCGAGTTGACCAAGCTTGGCAAATTTGTTATCGGCACTGTAAAAAATGATATGCATGACATCGGTAAAAATATTGTGGCGTCCTTCATGAAAGGGGTTGGCTTTGACGTAATTGATCTGGGGATTGATGTTTCTGAAGATAAATTTGTCGAGGTTGTGCGCACAGAGAAACCTGATATTCTGGGGCTGTCAGCCCTGTTGACCACTACCATGTATGAGATTGGCACTGTAATAAAAAAGCTGGAGAGTGAAGGGCTTCGGTCATCGGTCAAAATTATTGCCGGCGGCGCTCCGGTGACAGAACGGTTTGCCTTCCAAATGGGGGCAGATGCCTATGCCAAAGAAGGCGGCGAAGCTGTCCGTATTGCCAAGCAGCTTGTCGGTAAATAA
- a CDS encoding uroporphyrinogen decarboxylase family protein yields MAMTHTQRILAAARGEMVDKLPFGARIDTWYNYHSAHGTLPEKYQGWSETDIIADQGAGAQKRFFSVCKESFRDMEVITNWEGNWETREYITSIGTCSIKLLWSTNEGPWLAYEHEKLFKTAKDYPVIKYILEHTEPYYNTDYDKEREVMGERGIVMTGTGLWSPAQRIMREIMGYEQFFEEMMDNPEEVAELIEVMSELELKKLKIAADSKLELINLCANWSDDIHTPVFRQFFTPYFKQANEIIHAAGKLSMAHADGEMRRLLPLFGETEIDVAEAVTPAPQSSMTMSEFKQGYGDKVTLWGGISSVMFEPAYSDQEFDDFVIRLIKEMAPGQRFILGMADNLPFDGDINRIGRVVDLIEKYGKLPIWI; encoded by the coding sequence ATGGCAATGACACACACACAACGAATTTTGGCAGCCGCACGCGGGGAGATGGTTGACAAACTTCCATTCGGAGCCCGTATTGATACCTGGTATAACTATCATAGTGCGCATGGAACATTACCGGAAAAATATCAAGGCTGGTCGGAAACAGATATTATTGCCGATCAGGGGGCCGGGGCGCAAAAACGGTTTTTCAGTGTTTGCAAGGAAAGCTTCCGTGATATGGAAGTCATCACCAACTGGGAGGGCAATTGGGAAACCAGAGAATATATTACTTCCATCGGCACCTGTTCGATCAAGCTTTTATGGTCAACCAATGAAGGTCCCTGGTTGGCGTATGAACATGAAAAGCTTTTTAAAACAGCCAAAGACTATCCGGTAATCAAATATATTCTGGAACATACTGAACCCTACTATAATACGGATTATGATAAAGAACGGGAAGTCATGGGAGAACGGGGCATTGTAATGACAGGAACAGGCTTATGGTCTCCTGCCCAGCGAATTATGCGGGAAATTATGGGCTATGAGCAGTTCTTTGAAGAAATGATGGATAACCCGGAGGAAGTGGCCGAGCTTATTGAGGTTATGAGTGAACTGGAGCTTAAAAAACTAAAAATCGCCGCCGACTCAAAACTTGAGTTAATTAATCTCTGTGCCAACTGGAGCGACGACATCCATACCCCGGTATTCAGGCAGTTCTTTACTCCATATTTTAAACAGGCTAATGAAATTATCCATGCTGCCGGCAAACTGTCGATGGCTCACGCAGATGGTGAAATGCGCCGTCTATTGCCGCTGTTTGGCGAAACGGAGATTGATGTGGCGGAAGCCGTTACCCCGGCGCCGCAGTCCAGTATGACGATGAGTGAGTTTAAGCAAGGGTACGGGGACAAAGTGACGCTGTGGGGAGGGATTTCCTCAGTCATGTTTGAGCCTGCCTACAGTGACCAGGAATTTGACGACTTTGTCATCAGGCTGATTAAGGAAATGGCCCCCGGCCAGCGCTTTATTCTCGGAATGGCTGACAATCTTCCCTTTGACGGTGATATCAACCGTATCGGCAGGGTGGTTGATTTGATCGAAAAATACGGTAAGCTGCCCATCTGGATATAA
- a CDS encoding dihydropteroate synthase, which yields MIIIGEKINSSIPSMAEAISRRDEAYIQKTAVAQAQNGTHFIDVNAGAFVDAEKELLPWLVKVVQAVTAVPLCLDSPDPAALAAAMACHQGKPLINSISLEKDRYNGVLPLIRGGAAGIIGLCMDDTGIPKTAEQRAAVACRLVDRLITDGVAFADIYLDVMVQPLGTDWLSGKEVLQAVRLLTAEFPGIHLTCGLSNVSFGLPKRQVLNQAFAVALAAYGLDTFFIDPLDHRMISLLLAIQALNGQDEYCSEYIDAYRAGLMK from the coding sequence ATGATCATTATTGGCGAAAAAATCAACAGCAGCATTCCGTCAATGGCCGAAGCCATTAGCCGGCGGGATGAGGCTTATATTCAAAAAACAGCGGTGGCACAAGCACAAAATGGAACCCATTTTATTGATGTGAATGCCGGGGCGTTTGTTGACGCGGAAAAAGAGTTGCTGCCCTGGCTGGTCAAGGTTGTTCAGGCTGTGACTGCCGTACCGCTCTGCCTTGACAGTCCTGATCCGGCTGCATTAGCGGCAGCTATGGCCTGTCATCAAGGCAAACCGCTGATTAACTCCATTTCGCTGGAGAAAGACCGTTATAATGGCGTGCTTCCGTTAATCCGGGGCGGCGCCGCCGGTATCATCGGTCTATGCATGGATGACACCGGTATCCCTAAGACCGCCGAACAGCGGGCGGCTGTAGCCTGCCGGCTTGTTGACAGGTTGATCACCGATGGGGTAGCTTTCGCCGATATCTACCTGGATGTCATGGTGCAGCCGTTAGGTACGGACTGGTTGTCAGGCAAGGAGGTGCTGCAGGCTGTCCGTTTACTTACCGCAGAATTTCCGGGAATTCATCTTACCTGCGGTCTCAGCAATGTTTCTTTCGGCCTGCCGAAGCGCCAGGTATTAAATCAGGCGTTTGCCGTCGCCTTGGCGGCTTACGGCTTAGATACCTTCTTCATTGATCCGCTGGATCACCGCATGATATCACTGCTGTTAGCTATTCAGGCTTTGAACGGCCAGGATGAATATTGTTCGGAGTACATTGATGCATACCGTGCCGGCTTGATGAAGTAA